The following nucleotide sequence is from Rhodothermales bacterium.
TATTTGCACAACGGCCTAACATTAGATCCCCACCAATATACGTCAGCCCCCCGTTTTTCGCACCTCGCCCCCATGAAACTTAGTTTCCAGCGGCTTATGTTGGCAGTCCAGGAATCCGCCGAGTCCACTACGCGCCATGCCTCGTTCCGCACTGCACTACCTCCTCTATTTTGCCGTCGCCCTCGCCGGCTGCCGGTCCGACCTGCCCCGTGAGGTCGCCCGCGCCCTGCCCGAGGAGGTCGACTTCAACTTCGACGTCCGCCCCCTGCTCTCGGACCGCTGCTACGCCTGCCACGGGCCCGACGAGGCCACCCGCGAAGCCGGCCTCCGCCTGGACACCGAAGACGGCGCCCTCGCCACCCGGCTCGACTCCGGCGGCTACGCCATCGTCCCGGGCGACCTCGCCGAAAGTGTCCTCATCGGGCGCATCCTGTCCGACGACCCCGCGGAGATGATGCCGCCGCCCGAATCGAACCTCGCGCTCTCGGCCGCCGACAAGGCGGTGCTCGTCCGGTGGATCGAACAG
It contains:
- a CDS encoding c-type cytochrome domain-containing protein — protein: MPRSALHYLLYFAVALAGCRSDLPREVARALPEEVDFNFDVRPLLSDRCYACHGPDEATREAGLRLDTEDGALATRLDSGGYAIVPGDLAESVLIGRILSDDPAEMMPPPESNLALSAADKAVLVRWIEQ